The genomic interval TCACCCAGACGGCGAAGGAAGGCGCCCTCTTCCAGACCAGCGGTTTGGAGTTCGTAAGTGGGGGCCGAAAGGACTTGAGTCGTGTGCGGGAGATGGCGCTGGCTGTGGAGACCGATGCCGAAATGAAAGAGGGGCTGGGCTTTCTGGGGGGCGAGCGGCGAGCCGTCTCTTGGCGGAGGACGGATATGACATTACCGCCTCAACCTGCCGGGTTGGCGGACATTGTTGTCGGGCAGAAGAGGTGTAGGCTGATCTTGCTCACTCCTGGCCTGTTCGAGCGCGGTCACCTTCCCACCTGGATGGTAGAGGAGTGTTGTCCTGATGTTGAAGTGAGGATCGTGGCAGCAGCCGTGCCCCGGTATCAGGCGGTATCCGGGTGGGATTACGAGAAAAGGAAACCGAAGCCAACCCGTCGTCTAGCTCCGGCCGGAAGCGTGTATTTTCTGGAGCTCAATGGAGACGACGATGCGATCAGACGTTTCGTTGATGCCGTCTGGATGCAGAACGTCAGTGATGGGGAACAAGATCGCAGGGATGGTTTCGGTCTGGCTGTTGTAGGCGTTTGGGACGGTGTCCTAGTGGAGATGGAGGGGGGACGATGAACAGAAACCGAAAACCAAAATCGCCACCGCCTGATGTCAAACCTCGCGATCTCGACGAGGAGAGCATGGTGCGGCAGACTCGTAAATATGAACTGATCACGCCGCTATTTGGCGGCGGTGCGAATCCCCAGGAAGCGGATCCAATCACCGTGGTGCGGGGCCCCGAGGTGCGCGGGCAACTGCGCTTCTGGTGGCGAGCTACACGTGGAGGGCTGTTCGATGGTGATCTGGAGGCGATGCGCAGAGCGGAAGAGGCGATCTGGGGCTCCGCGGCGGCCAAAGGGAAGCCGGGACCGTCCAAAGTGCGGATCATGATCTCGGACGTCTCCTCCACATCGGAATTCAAGAGAGTTCAGATTAGGAGAAGGGAAAGGTGGATGGAAGTGGATGTAGGTGACCCTTCTTCTCCCTACAGTTACGTGGCCTTTCCCTTGCGGAAGATGCCGGACAAACCTGCCGCTGGGCTGCGCGAGGAAGGCATTGTGTTCACCCTCGAACTGATGCTGACTCAGAAAGAAGTGGAAGTCACTCTGAAAGGGAGCCGACGGATAAGGCTCCATCTAATGGACGAGATCGAGGCTGCCCTGTGGGCGTGGGAGACATTTGGTGGCATTGGCGCTCGCACGCGACGGGGATTCGGTGCATTACACTTGGTGGCGATTGACGATCAGCGGCAGACGCCGCCAAGCTGCGATCAAGTGGAGAGATGGTTGCAAGAGGGACTAAAAAAGTATGTAACGGAGGGAAAGTGGCCGAAAAGGGTTCCCCATCTGCTGCGGGACATGAGGATTGTGTTGACTCCTGCGAAAGGAGACGGGGTCGAAGCCTGGGAGCACCTCTTCGGACGCTTACGCCGGTTTCGCCAATCGCGGTACCCTGATAGCCATGGTCGGCCCTATGGTCGTAGCAAGTGGCCTGAGGCCGACACAGTGCGACGCGTGACCGATACGTACTCTCCGGGACATGATCCTGTTCATCCCGTTCAAGGTAAAGCGCCGCGAGGACGCTTCGGTCTCCCCATGATCATCCAGTTCAGGCAAGACGATGTCAGTTGTGGTGATCCCCAACCTGCGACTCTGCAGGGCGCTGGGCACGAGCGATACGCAAGCCGTCTGATCCTTCGCCCTTTTCTCTGTTCCGATGGCAAGGCTGTTGGGATCGCCTGTGTGCTCGAAGGGCCCGCTGATCCTCCAGGAGGCTATGTTCTGAAGACGGTGAAGGGAGATTTTCCTGTAGAAGCCGGTTTGACTCAGGAAGAAGCGGATGAAATCTCACCCCTTAAGGGCAAATCGGACGTTCTCCAAGCTTTTCTCGACTACCTGTGATGGGGCAAACCAAAAGGAGTGATTAGTCATGTACGCGAAACTTCTTTTCCTCCACGCGCTTTCTCCGATACACGCCGGAACGGGTCAGGGTGTTGGGGTGATCGACCTGCCTGTTGCCCGAGAGAAAGCCACGGGCATCCCCATCGTGCCAGGGTCCTCGGTCAAAGGGGTGCTGCGAGATGCCTGTCCCGATGACAAGAAGGTCGCTATCTTCGGGCCTGATACGGGCAACGCCGATCTTCATGCGGGCTCTGCCCAGTTCACCGATCTGCGGTTGCTGCTTTTGCCGGTGCGCAGCCTGAAGGGCACATTCGCATGGGTCACATCTCCGCTGTTGCTGCGGCGATTTCTGCGAGATGCCGACAACGTGCGAGACGCTATGCCTCCCGATACCGCGCCCGACGTCCCCAACCTCGAAACCTGTTTCGTCAGCGATGAAAGCTGCGAAATTGACATGGCGGGGGATAATGGAAGGCGGGTCATCCTGGAGGATCTGGAGCTGAATGCAAAGGAGTCGGAGGAGGCCGCTCGATGGGCTGAGTGGCTTGGGAGCCAACTCTTTCCGTCTGACTCTTATTGGAAAGGTGCGCTAAAAGGCCGCATTTGCATCGTCCACGACGATGTGCTCTCCTTCCTGTTGGAAACAGCCACCGAGATCGCGGCCAGAATCCGTTTGAAGGAAAAGGAGAAAACGGTGGAGCGAGGGGCGTTGTGGTACGAGGAGGCTCTGCCGGCCGAGACGGTGCTGTCAGGCCTGCTGCTGGCGGCCGAGGTAAAAGCCGGGAAGGACGAGGTCTTTTCCGTTGTGGGAGATCTGGTGAAGTCTCCGGTGCAGGTGGGGGGAAACGCCACCGTTGGCCGCGGGCTCTGCCAGATGCGCCTAGTGTAGGGAGGCAATATGATGATAAGCCTAGAACAGAGGTATGCTGCATCCATCTACGATCAGGTGAAGGCCCGAGAGGGAGAGTACCCCGGGGATTCCAGGGAGCGTAAACAGTATGGCTCCATGGCGCACAAGCTGCCGATCCTGGTGAGACAGGCGGGGCTGGTACAGGCGTTAGAGTTCGTCAACAGCCGCGACAGGGGGCCTTATAGAGCATTGCTGGAGGATCTGGCTCAGG from Chloroflexota bacterium carries:
- a CDS encoding type III-B CRISPR module-associated protein Cmr5 produces the protein MISLEQRYAASIYDQVKAREGEYPGDSRERKQYGSMAHKLPILVRQAGLVQALEFVNSRDRGPYRALLEDLAQVVGVNDGEGLLATSRCADLADYIYLTNQVMLALKWYKRFAQSVLGVEPAEEEI
- the cmr1 gene encoding type III-B CRISPR module RAMP protein Cmr1 produces the protein MNRNRKPKSPPPDVKPRDLDEESMVRQTRKYELITPLFGGGANPQEADPITVVRGPEVRGQLRFWWRATRGGLFDGDLEAMRRAEEAIWGSAAAKGKPGPSKVRIMISDVSSTSEFKRVQIRRRERWMEVDVGDPSSPYSYVAFPLRKMPDKPAAGLREEGIVFTLELMLTQKEVEVTLKGSRRIRLHLMDEIEAALWAWETFGGIGARTRRGFGALHLVAIDDQRQTPPSCDQVERWLQEGLKKYVTEGKWPKRVPHLLRDMRIVLTPAKGDGVEAWEHLFGRLRRFRQSRYPDSHGRPYGRSKWPEADTVRRVTDTYSPGHDPVHPVQGKAPRGRFGLPMIIQFRQDDVSCGDPQPATLQGAGHERYASRLILRPFLCSDGKAVGIACVLEGPADPPGGYVLKTVKGDFPVEAGLTQEEADEISPLKGKSDVLQAFLDYL
- the cmr4 gene encoding type III-B CRISPR module RAMP protein Cmr4, whose translation is MYAKLLFLHALSPIHAGTGQGVGVIDLPVAREKATGIPIVPGSSVKGVLRDACPDDKKVAIFGPDTGNADLHAGSAQFTDLRLLLLPVRSLKGTFAWVTSPLLLRRFLRDADNVRDAMPPDTAPDVPNLETCFVSDESCEIDMAGDNGRRVILEDLELNAKESEEAARWAEWLGSQLFPSDSYWKGALKGRICIVHDDVLSFLLETATEIAARIRLKEKEKTVERGALWYEEALPAETVLSGLLLAAEVKAGKDEVFSVVGDLVKSPVQVGGNATVGRGLCQMRLV
- the cmr3 gene encoding type III-B CRISPR module-associated protein Cmr3, producing MSLWIIEPRDPLIFRDGKPFSAVPGAMAKSLPFPFPSTIAGGVRTHAGPDADGRFSEKRIDELLSLSIRGPLLVEVGWDRKVTEWFVPAPADALVFRGDNDEEGRRRRLKPARVPDGARTNLVDRLVPVALGRTMEKSKPHPKAPRFWKWRAFEEWLVAPTDDLAAGPMDAWGQEGPVRERRIHVAMEAVTQTAKEGALFQTSGLEFVSGGRKDLSRVREMALAVETDAEMKEGLGFLGGERRAVSWRRTDMTLPPQPAGLADIVVGQKRCRLILLTPGLFERGHLPTWMVEECCPDVEVRIVAAAVPRYQAVSGWDYEKRKPKPTRRLAPAGSVYFLELNGDDDAIRRFVDAVWMQNVSDGEQDRRDGFGLAVVGVWDGVLVEMEGGR